From the genome of Fusobacterium varium, one region includes:
- a CDS encoding Alpha-2-macroglobulin family N-terminal region, protein MKKILAFLVLLTMLGCNEGGKTPEQTTEPKTTIEVVKTENTVVTPPAKETELKILEVSTSSGEKPNIEITLSDEIGLNSDIDAYIKVDGETGFDIIKMKNKIIIRGDFSTGETYQIGILKGLKSKNGTVLKEDFNTTVAFREIEPKIAFSNEGIILPAVNDKRISFKSLNVKKVNVKVKKVYENNTTQFLQNLVFKGNGNVFNYAMQGDFYRIGDVLFEKEYELNNLKNKWIQTEIELGSLVEYKGFFIVELSFDKDGIDYTFPEGVESWQQYSFFENNGKIGKVILLSDMGILAQKTKDQYLVTVTDVAKNSVVKGAKVKAVTFNNQLIEEKTTDENGEVTFDGKDKIFYIVSELGEEKSILKLNDSLLSYDGFAVDGIYATAGVKSFMYTDRGIYRPGDDIYLSIIARNGDNSFPENHPVKLNIYTPTGKKFVENYVLNNGKNGFYTYSFKTNLDSETGIWRVEAQVGSTTFRKDIPVETIVPYKIKVNVDAPKVVDINETNNFEVKVASDYLFGAPGSDLRFNSELQIREENIRFEKFKNYTFTNPTSYNFYHRDYKEGVLNSEGKGTINFDIAKVTPKNINLTGTITTKVLETGGRPVLDRSVVTLKKFDTYVGMEIPSDRYMKSGDKVNLQVIAVSSDGEKLVSGRRMKYRIYKNEYSWWWDYNDYGIFLKSIKTDTNTTFVHEQEFVSGDKPYIIDYPIDGTGEIFVEVEDLETEQSTGVNLYVSTWMDPSVSKKVDKLKMETDKKSYNIGDKAKIIYEGEKGAKALITIEKSGQIVKRYWKDVNNIKNEEEIEITEGMFPNAYVSISLFQDYNNFTNDRPLRLYGAVPLMVKNEATKLNLELNTPKELRPNEKFSVKVKNKAGTPMEYTVAVVDEGLLDITAFKTPDPWNYFYQKEALQILTYDNYNEIIGKTFGEVHQVLKTGGGEFLSEMSAMDKARNKQMGLEEAQRFKPVAMFKGVLTTNDKGEGEVEFTMPNYMGSVRVMVIGADKGMYGRAESTITVKAPIVMNASLPRTLKVGDEFKVPVEIFALEDDLGEITVSINFNGETKTEKFTLKNKEKKTVYFTEKVPNKIGADKITINAKSNKYNYEEVTDIDINSNNPYIYLNDIKTVPGGKEVTFNAPKDSIEGSVESTLTISSSPILAIDQRLKWLIRYPYGCAEQTTSSVLPQLFIKELSSENAFDKKRITANINSGITRLSKFQLYDGSFAYWPGNRDADLWVTNYIGQFLISAKENGYYVPEDMYSRWLDFSKKQSKIAGADLDRKAYTLYLLASAGSPEISEMNLIYENYMGSLSITSKWYMAAAYKLIGEDKMAVDIANSLPITVPEYDHDYYRYSYGSNLRDKAIILGAYYKVYGKIEEKLYNDILQALQSQSWLSTQSTGYSLMTIAEMVKSGAKEEVSGTIEIDGQLKRFTTKNGIYTESISDKVGNIKIVSGNSKDMFVNYYWEGVPVNYEGENIAKNIKIERKFYDINGAEIDPKSLTSGTTFWLEVKVLPADNVRGYFYINEVALTQVLPTGWEIENVRALKQQYPEWVKSRMSNTNIDYEDIRDDRVMWFFDFDNYNRTGNSFFIKVNTVTVGKYKFPGTMAEAMYDKNYEAYLKGFEVEVK, encoded by the coding sequence ATGAAAAAAATATTGGCATTTCTTGTTTTATTGACTATGCTTGGGTGCAATGAGGGAGGTAAAACACCAGAACAAACAACTGAACCAAAAACAACAATAGAAGTAGTAAAAACAGAAAATACAGTGGTGACACCACCGGCAAAGGAAACAGAGTTGAAAATTTTGGAGGTGTCAACTTCATCAGGGGAAAAACCTAATATTGAAATAACTCTTTCTGACGAAATAGGACTTAATAGTGATATAGACGCTTACATAAAAGTTGATGGTGAAACAGGTTTTGATATAATCAAAATGAAAAATAAAATAATCATAAGAGGTGATTTTTCTACTGGGGAAACATATCAAATAGGGATTTTGAAAGGTTTAAAATCTAAAAATGGAACTGTATTAAAGGAAGACTTTAATACAACAGTAGCTTTTAGAGAGATAGAACCTAAAATAGCTTTTTCAAATGAAGGAATAATACTTCCAGCTGTAAATGATAAAAGAATAAGTTTTAAATCTCTTAATGTAAAAAAAGTAAATGTAAAAGTTAAGAAAGTTTATGAAAATAATACAACTCAATTTTTACAAAATCTTGTATTTAAAGGAAATGGAAATGTATTTAATTATGCAATGCAGGGAGATTTTTATAGAATAGGAGATGTTCTCTTTGAAAAGGAATATGAATTAAATAATCTTAAAAATAAATGGATTCAGACTGAAATTGAATTAGGAAGTCTTGTAGAATATAAGGGATTTTTTATAGTAGAATTATCATTTGATAAAGATGGGATAGACTATACTTTTCCTGAAGGTGTAGAAAGTTGGCAGCAATACAGCTTCTTTGAGAATAATGGAAAAATAGGAAAAGTAATTTTACTTTCAGATATGGGAATTTTGGCACAAAAAACTAAAGATCAATATCTGGTAACTGTTACTGATGTTGCAAAAAACAGCGTTGTAAAAGGTGCCAAAGTAAAGGCAGTAACTTTTAATAATCAGCTGATAGAAGAAAAAACTACTGATGAAAATGGAGAAGTAACTTTTGATGGAAAAGATAAGATTTTCTATATTGTCAGTGAGTTGGGAGAAGAGAAATCTATATTAAAATTAAACGATTCTCTTTTATCATATGATGGTTTTGCTGTAGATGGTATATATGCAACTGCAGGTGTAAAAAGTTTTATGTATACAGACAGAGGAATATATAGACCAGGAGATGACATATATCTTTCTATAATAGCTAGAAATGGTGACAATAGTTTTCCAGAAAATCACCCTGTTAAATTAAATATCTATACTCCAACTGGGAAAAAGTTTGTAGAAAATTATGTTTTAAATAATGGAAAAAATGGTTTTTATACATATTCTTTCAAAACTAATTTAGATTCTGAAACTGGTATCTGGAGAGTAGAAGCTCAGGTAGGAAGCACTACATTTAGAAAAGATATTCCTGTGGAAACTATAGTTCCATATAAAATAAAGGTTAATGTTGATGCACCTAAAGTAGTGGATATAAATGAAACAAATAATTTTGAAGTAAAAGTTGCTTCTGATTATCTTTTTGGTGCACCAGGAAGCGACCTCAGATTTAACAGTGAATTGCAGATAAGAGAAGAAAATATAAGATTTGAAAAATTTAAAAACTATACTTTTACAAATCCTACATCGTACAATTTTTATCATAGAGATTATAAAGAAGGGGTACTAAACAGCGAGGGAAAAGGAACTATAAACTTTGATATAGCTAAGGTTACTCCTAAGAATATAAACTTAACAGGAACTATCACTACTAAAGTGTTAGAAACAGGAGGAAGACCTGTTTTAGACAGAAGTGTTGTAACATTGAAAAAATTTGATACATATGTAGGAATGGAAATTCCATCTGACAGATATATGAAGAGTGGAGATAAAGTAAATCTTCAAGTCATAGCAGTATCAAGTGATGGAGAAAAACTTGTTTCTGGAAGAAGAATGAAATATAGAATATACAAGAATGAGTATTCTTGGTGGTGGGACTATAATGATTATGGAATTTTCCTGAAATCAATAAAAACAGATACAAATACTACTTTTGTTCATGAGCAGGAGTTTGTTTCAGGAGATAAACCATATATTATAGATTACCCAATAGATGGAACAGGAGAAATATTTGTAGAAGTTGAAGACTTAGAAACTGAACAAAGTACTGGGGTAAATCTTTATGTAAGTACTTGGATGGATCCTAGTGTAAGTAAAAAAGTGGATAAACTTAAAATGGAAACTGACAAAAAATCTTACAATATAGGTGATAAAGCTAAGATTATATATGAAGGAGAAAAGGGAGCTAAAGCTCTTATAACTATAGAAAAATCTGGTCAAATAGTAAAAAGATATTGGAAAGATGTTAATAACATCAAAAATGAGGAAGAAATAGAAATTACTGAGGGAATGTTCCCTAATGCCTATGTAAGTATCTCTTTATTCCAAGACTATAACAACTTCACAAATGACAGACCATTAAGATTATATGGTGCAGTACCTCTAATGGTAAAAAATGAGGCTACTAAACTTAATTTAGAATTGAATACACCAAAAGAATTAAGACCAAATGAAAAATTCAGTGTAAAAGTTAAAAATAAAGCTGGTACTCCAATGGAATATACAGTAGCAGTCGTAGATGAAGGACTTTTAGATATAACAGCATTTAAAACTCCAGATCCTTGGAATTATTTTTATCAGAAAGAAGCTCTTCAAATATTGACTTATGATAACTATAATGAAATTATTGGAAAAACTTTTGGAGAGGTACATCAAGTATTGAAGACTGGAGGAGGAGAATTCCTATCTGAAATGTCAGCAATGGATAAAGCTAGAAATAAACAGATGGGACTTGAAGAGGCTCAAAGATTTAAACCAGTGGCAATGTTTAAAGGAGTTCTTACTACTAATGACAAGGGAGAAGGGGAAGTAGAATTTACAATGCCTAACTATATGGGCTCTGTAAGAGTTATGGTAATTGGAGCAGATAAGGGAATGTATGGAAGAGCTGAATCTACAATTACTGTAAAAGCGCCAATAGTTATGAATGCTTCACTTCCAAGAACATTAAAGGTTGGAGATGAATTTAAGGTTCCAGTAGAAATTTTTGCCTTGGAAGATGACCTTGGAGAGATAACTGTAAGCATCAATTTCAATGGAGAAACAAAAACTGAAAAATTCACTTTGAAAAATAAAGAGAAGAAGACAGTATATTTTACAGAAAAAGTTCCAAATAAAATAGGAGCAGATAAAATAACTATAAATGCAAAGTCTAATAAATATAATTATGAAGAGGTCACTGATATAGATATAAATTCAAATAATCCATATATTTATTTGAATGACATAAAGACTGTACCAGGTGGAAAGGAAGTTACATTCAATGCACCAAAAGATTCGATAGAAGGAAGCGTAGAAAGTACATTGACTATATCAAGTTCACCTATACTGGCTATAGATCAAAGACTTAAATGGCTTATCAGATATCCATATGGTTGTGCAGAACAGACTACATCAAGTGTACTTCCTCAATTATTTATAAAAGAGCTGTCTTCTGAAAATGCTTTTGATAAGAAGAGAATAACTGCTAACATTAATTCAGGTATTACTAGATTATCAAAATTCCAGCTTTATGATGGTTCATTTGCATACTGGCCAGGAAATAGAGATGCAGATTTATGGGTAACTAACTATATAGGACAGTTTTTAATAAGTGCAAAAGAAAATGGATACTATGTACCAGAAGATATGTACAGCAGATGGCTGGATTTCAGTAAGAAGCAAAGTAAAATAGCAGGAGCAGATTTAGATAGAAAAGCATATACTTTATATTTGTTAGCATCAGCTGGTTCTCCTGAAATAAGTGAAATGAATCTTATATATGAAAATTATATGGGAAGTCTTTCTATAACAAGTAAATGGTATATGGCAGCAGCATATAAATTGATTGGAGAAGATAAGATGGCAGTAGATATTGCTAATTCACTTCCAATAACTGTACCTGAATATGATCATGATTACTATAGATATTCTTATGGTTCTAATTTGAGAGATAAAGCTATCATACTTGGAGCATACTACAAAGTATATGGAAAAATAGAAGAAAAATTATATAATGATATACTTCAGGCACTTCAATCACAAAGCTGGCTGTCTACTCAAAGTACAGGGTATTCTTTGATGACTATAGCTGAAATGGTAAAATCAGGAGCTAAAGAAGAAGTATCTGGAACTATAGAAATAGATGGACAGTTAAAAAGATTTACAACTAAGAATGGAATTTATACAGAATCAATTTCTGATAAAGTAGGAAATATCAAAATAGTTTCTGGAAATTCAAAAGATATGTTTGTTAACTACTATTGGGAAGGAGTTCCTGTAAATTATGAAGGTGAAAATATTGCTAAAAATATCAAGATAGAAAGAAAATTCTATGATATAAACGGAGCAGAAATAGATCCTAAATCTTTAACTTCAGGAACAACATTTTGGCTGGAGGTAAAAGTACTTCCTGCTGACAATGTAAGAGGATATTTCTATATTAATGAAGTAGCATTGACACAAGTTCTTCCTACAGGTTGGGAAATAGAAAATGTAAGAGCATTGAAACAACAGTATCCAGAATGGGTAAAAAGCAGAATGTCAAATACTAATATAGATTATGAGGATATCAGAGATGACAGAGTAATGTGGTTCTTTGACTTTGATAACTACAACAGAACAGGAAACAGCTTCTTTATTAAAGTAAATACTGTAACAGTAGGAAAATATAAATTCCCAGGAACTATGGCAGAAGCTATGTATGATAAAAATTACGAAGCTTACCTAAAAGGATTTGAAGTAGAGGTTAAATAA